Below is a genomic region from Raphanus sativus cultivar WK10039 chromosome 4, ASM80110v3, whole genome shotgun sequence.
CTACCTTGTTGAAACTACATAAGAATTCAATTTAATTGTATATTGGTCAGATTTTTTGTATGAAGTTCAAAACATGTGTTCTTATTCATTATAGCTGACCGATGTGAAAATCCGACGCAATCACCTGTGTACGAGTGTCTTCTGGTTTTACTTGCTTTCTTGCTGAGCTCTTCTTGAATGTGTTTTGATCTGGTTTCACCGTCTTCCAACCTCCAACTTGTATCTTTGGGGATAAAGATGTCTTTACGGTTCTGGATAATGCAAGCAGTGGTTGTTTCCTTTTCGGTGCAGCATTAGAATTGGCATTTCTCTGCAGCTGATAATGCCCATATGTTAGTAGCAGCTAAGCTTGTAAGCAAAATAGAATTCTGAAGAGAGGAAATGAGTTCAGTGAAACGGAGTTAGCTACATTTGCTGCTGGTCCTTGCTGCTCAGGCAAGTTTTCCTTTGCCTGTTGTTGAACAAAAGCCACATTAATTGCTGAAATTTTTGGCTTAAACACAAAAGAGATGgtaaggaggaggagaagaccTTCACTTGTGGTGCTCTTGGAGCATGAGCTATTGGCTGAGGCTTCTTCGAGCTAGCCAAAACCTATAAGAGATTTGGTAGTGGGAATCAAAGCATGGCATATGATAGAACTCTCAGAGGTGTATAGAATTCAGAGTTACCTTGGCTGCTGGACCCCGCTGTTCGGGCAGGTTTTCCTTAGCCTAATGTTTGATAAAGTTTACATTAACTGCTGAAATTTGCATCTAAAAGATGGAAGACATGGAAAGAAAAAGACCTTTACTTGTGGTGCTGCTTGTCCCTGGACTACTTCCTCAGCCATCTCCAAGCTAGAAAAAGTCTGTAAGAGATTTGGTTATGAGAATTAAAGCATTACATATCCTCGCAAATAAACAGAATGACAAAATTCAATATGATAGGACTCCGGCTCTGCTGAGATAGACCAAATACTTGAGATTTGAAACTACAAAATTCTCATGTCGAACCTGAGACTCTCTGGTGAACCTGTGGCAGATTTCCCTTTTCATTTTCTGCAGAGCGGATTCTACTTGTTCCGGGATAGCTGTTAGCATCAGAATTATATTTTGTAGCTTCTCTTCATTGATAGTTTTGCTTAGTTCCTCCAATATCGACTTAACACCTCCATCAAGACTAGCTTTTAAATTTGCTTGTTCCTTTATCTGCTTTCCCAATTAAGcttaaattattagtataagATCACGAAAGCAACAGAAACAAACTGCAAATATTTGGTTCTACCAGCTGCTGAAGTGAAGTGTCTTGGAGAATCAGCTTTTGCTGTATGCGTTCAGCTGTAGTAAACACATGAAACAATGAAGTCAGCTAAGTATTTATTGAGACCGTCACATCAAGTATGGAGGAAATGTTGGACCAAAAAATCTCAATAAGGGAATTACTCTTTTACAATATCACGTTTGTAAAGAGTAAGGCACAGGTAAGAGAAATGGTATGGTCAAGCAATGAAAATCAAAGGTTATACACTTTCCTAACCCCCTTGGTCTGTTTCTATTCCATTGGTTGGCACATACTCTTAATAGAACAGATAGAATTTGACATTTTCAAATATTCGtgtaactaaaaagaaaaacaaaatatcatagaaCTCACTTTCAAGTAGTACTTCTTTAGTTCCTCTGTTGGCTTGGATGATGTCACTCTGAACTGAATCCAACATCATCCCAAACTTGCTTAATGAAGTTTCCATCATCCGAAAGCGTTGCTCAAATTCTTCACTAAGTTGAGCTACTCACAGTGACGAGAGGCAGAAAAGGTGAACCATATTAGGGGCCACCCAGTGACAAAAACAGAATGTTTTTTCCAAGCTATATCGTTAAACTCAAAGGTTATCCCGAAACATATAGTTTATTAAGTAGTCAAAGCATATGGTATAAGAGAAAACTTACATTTAGACTCTCCGACTGAATCAGAACTCCATCTTCTCTGAAGACCGCTAGAAGGTCTATACGAAACAAGCTGACTACTATCATCTCGTCTTTGACTAATTGGGGGCAAGCAACTACTAAGCTTCTTCAGTGAGTGATCTCGTTCTTGGGAACTAAACCTCTGTACAGAAAAGAAGATACAAACACAGGTATGTAATCAAGACTCACTGTTCTTATTCAGAAGAAGAAACGGTCTACAATAAAAAGTTCCCTGACGTTAGTTTCTAACCTGATCGGTTATCAGGAGTTCTTCGACTGAACCCTGAGTCCTCTGAGAAAAAAAACCACGCTGAGAGTAAGACGACGGTCCCTGTGAGAACGACTGTTGTGACTGCTGTGATCGAAGCTGCTGTGACTGCTGTGATCGAAGCTGCTGCGACTGCTGTGATCGCGACGCCTGTGGTTCAGACGGTCCAATACTCGATCCTCTGCTAAATAGAAAATCCACACAGAAAGATAAACGCGAATCCAAGTAGCACAATCATTAGCCAACACCCAAAGCGATAGAGAGTACAATCTATCCTCGCCGTATTACTTAAATCGAGGAAGAAACTCCACAAACAGATCATCGAAAATCGTTTCCAGCAGAAACTAAACAAATCCGTTCCGGAAAAGGAGGCGGGAGATTCGAGATAAACCCTAAACAGTGGGAAGCGCTGTGTAATCTCTTCAAATCGAGTTCTCTAACTTTTCTGAGTGTGGTATTCTAGTGAAAGAGATGGCGAATAGAAACCTTAAATTAGGAGGAAACACGGAGATTGATTTCAGATCGCAGGCTTTGTTGATATTCATCTTCATCGGTAGGATCCAACTCGTAGACGAAGAAGAAGCTGTTCTTCAAGTTACTCGCCAACGATCAAGCGATAACTGAGtgagaggggagagagagaaCTCAAACTGAATTTCGAATTTTAAAAAGATCGAGAGAAGTATCACTGTAGCAAGTGTAGCGGAAACCGGgaaagatatttatttattttgccgTTCGGAGACGATCTTTATGCATTGACAAAGCCCAATGGCCCATGGGCCTTTTTAATCGATTTCTAAATACTTTCAGTGAATAGACCTACTTGAATctaggggtgttcaatccggatatcggttcggtttcggtccggttttttcggtttttcggtatttcggttagtaaaatacaactaccattctaaattcatatttacttcggttcggttcggtttatatactgtcgcttttcggtttattcggttttataccaaaaaaaacataattttttattttgtgatcatattatataaattttagagtcatgttgttaacacagtcatttattaaaaaatattatatgtttaaataaaagaacaaaaaaataaaaaatgcttataccatctaataaaataatcaaattcagAATTAAAATCAAAGTTCAAAATGttgaataaaagtaaaaaaaaactaaaaacaaaaccgaaGCACGAAGACTAAAGAAAGtttttctattcttccatatttagcgttcatcaaatttatgtttcttCGATTGAACACGAATCTCTGCtcatttatagattaaaaaaaattgttaagaaTTTCTACTAAATTGttatccatcaaatttataatttttatttcaaattagtCAATtgctaaaataaagcaaaaagatcaaaaagaaaactaaaaaataagaagCATCGGTTGCGatgaattgttatttaattatacttCAAATGTTTTACAAATCATGACTTCTTTATTACTGTAAAAAATAAGGTAATAGTTATTAGCAAACAaattaacttatgattttcatacgtcgttataaaatatatacatatttacatgtttctatttttgatcggttttattcggtttaatcggttatataccaaaccatatccaaatcttacggtttttagaaaattacatctATTCGATTTGTATGGTATATATCAAATCTAAACCACATTATCTATTTCGGTTCGATTCGGTTCGGTACGGTTCGGTTTTACCATATTGAAACAGCCCTACTTGAATCTACACACAAGCCGGTCTCGCcttgtataatttatattgtttacaaaaataaataattaaaatagttttaaagaaAATCATCCACAAATCTTACAGATTACCTACCATCAAAAAACCTCTTCGTCGCTCTCTTCCTCCtctagagttaaaaaaaaaaggttcaagCTTTCGTCTCCGGTCCGGTGCTTTTCCGGTACCGGAGGACTCACCCCCTCCTTTATCCCtttccttttttctcttttgccTCCTTTCCCCCCGGTTCTTCCTAGGTCGAGATACTTGCTGTTCTGGATCGTAGGTGTCTCCGGAGTTTTCTGTGGCCAAAGGCGGCTCCTTTTTGGCGATTTGGAGGAGCGGTGAGGCTTAGAAAGGCCGTAGGGGAGGGTGGTCGGTTTTTAGGGCCGAGGAGAGCAACCTGgatcaatttttcatttttagatCTACGTTTATCTCCTCACGGCGAAGGCGCGTGACCCAGTGGAAACCTTCTCCACCTCGGATCTACCGTCATGAGTGGCGGTGAGACATTCAGAGAAGGAGTACATCGGTCGGCAGAAGATGGTGTTGTTACCTCGGTCTCCTTGGACGGCGCGTTGTAGGTCTAGCTTCAAAGGAGGATTCTTCTGGAGAGGCGAAGCTTAGCACAGACACGCGGTGAAGCTCCACATCCCAGCGTCGGCGATTGAGCAGGGCTCGGCGTGTTCGGCGGTGGAGTTCTCACGCCATTGGAAGCTATGAATGCTGCTCCGGTCCCGATGTAGTCGCCAAGGTCCGACTTTTCATTCCGGGATCCTCTCGGCTTTTGGCTAAGGAGCGGACACTTGACTTCGATAGTGATCGCTGTACATCAGGATGCGCCGAAAGGTGTTGAAGTATTGGGCTGGGCTTGTTATTCTGATATGTGGTTCTCAAtgcttggttttgttttaaGGAACTGGTGTTACAGTCTATCACTCTCGGGCTCTCAGTGTGGTCGGCTCGTTGTGTCTTAGTAGAGGTTGAGAGGCGCATAATCGTGTAAACAACTGCTGAGAGTCTTAAGCTGAGTCTGATATGCGCCCTGGTGTTGGTACTGCTGGTTCTTGGGCTGAATTCCTATCATTCGGGAACAACAGTTTGCTCTTGAATTGATCCCCAGACTTAGTTTCAGCTCTACTTGGTATTGGTTGCGGTTATCGTAGTCTTTTTTAGGGAGAAACCTATCCTGAAACCCTCAGATATTTGGAGAGGAGTATGCGTCGATTTGGCGATGAAGTGGCTGGCCGATACAATTCTTCTGATCTCTAATCCAGCTGCAAAGTTCTCAAATGGAAATCCTCTCTCAATAACGAGAAGAATCTCCATTTCGGTGTTGAAGCAATGACTGAGCCTAAAAGTTAAATTAATAGATCCATTTGCTATGTATTCTCTTAGAATTCTCATTATTGGTCTGTTGGCAAAGGATAGGTTTTGTAATTAGTGGTAGAATTGAATGGTGTAAGAGACGGTTCATTCCGAGTAGTGGGATGTTCTTGTTCTCGTAGTGG
It encodes:
- the LOC108835122 gene encoding putative recombination initiation defects 3 isoform X1, whose amino-acid sequence is MKMNINKACDLKSISVFPPNLSRGSSIGPSEPQASRSQQSQQLRSQQSQQLRSQQSQQSFSQGPSSYSQRGFFSQRTQGSVEELLITDQRFSSQERDHSLKKLSSCLPPISQRRDDSSQLVSYRPSSGLQRRWSSDSVGESKSQLSEEFEQRFRMMETSLSKFGMMLDSVQSDIIQANRGTKEVLLETERIQQKLILQDTSLQQLIKEQANLKASLDGGVKSILEELSKTINEEKLQNIILMLTAIPEQVESALQKMKREICHRFTRESQTFSSLEMAEEVVQGQAAPQVKAKENLPEQRGPAAKVLASSKKPQPIAHAPRAPQVKAKENLPEQQGPAANLQRNANSNAAPKRKQPLLALSRTVKTSLSPKIQVGGWKTVKPDQNTFKKSSARKQVKPEDTRTQFQQGRIVIDSDDDIDGGFSCMFNGDAKGAKFDWDAEKETERLLKMARRTKRKFGNPIIIN
- the LOC108835122 gene encoding putative recombination initiation defects 3 isoform X3 — its product is MKMNINKACDLKSISVFPPNLSRGSSIGPSEPQASRSQQSQQLRSQQSQQLRSQQSQQSFSQGPSSYSQRGFFSQRTQGSVEELLITDQRFSSQERDHSLKKLSSCLPPISQRRDDSSQLVSYRPSSGLQRRWSSDSVGESKSQLSEEFEQRFRMMETSLSKFGMMLDSVQSDIIQANRGTKEVLLETERIQQKLILQDTSLQQLIKEQANLKASLDGGVKSILEELSKTINEEKLQNIILMLTAIPEQVESALQKMKREICHRFTRESQTFSSLEMAEEVVQGQAAPQAKENLPEQRGPAAKVLASSKKPQPIAHAPRAPQVKAKENLPEQQGPAANLQRNANSNAAPKRKQPLLALSRTVKTSLSPKIQVGGWKTVKPDQNTFKKSSARKQVKPEDTRTQFQQGRIVIDSDDDIDGGFSCMFNGDAKGAKFDWDAEKETERLLKMARRTKRKFGNPIIIN
- the LOC108835122 gene encoding putative recombination initiation defects 3 isoform X2 codes for the protein MKMNINKACDLKSISVFPPNLRGSSIGPSEPQASRSQQSQQLRSQQSQQLRSQQSQQSFSQGPSSYSQRGFFSQRTQGSVEELLITDQRFSSQERDHSLKKLSSCLPPISQRRDDSSQLVSYRPSSGLQRRWSSDSVGESKSQLSEEFEQRFRMMETSLSKFGMMLDSVQSDIIQANRGTKEVLLETERIQQKLILQDTSLQQLIKEQANLKASLDGGVKSILEELSKTINEEKLQNIILMLTAIPEQVESALQKMKREICHRFTRESQTFSSLEMAEEVVQGQAAPQVKAKENLPEQRGPAAKVLASSKKPQPIAHAPRAPQVKAKENLPEQQGPAANLQRNANSNAAPKRKQPLLALSRTVKTSLSPKIQVGGWKTVKPDQNTFKKSSARKQVKPEDTRTQFQQGRIVIDSDDDIDGGFSCMFNGDAKGAKFDWDAEKETERLLKMARRTKRKFGNPIIIN